In one window of Brachyhypopomus gauderio isolate BG-103 chromosome 16, BGAUD_0.2, whole genome shotgun sequence DNA:
- the LOC143478314 gene encoding olfactory receptor 52B2-like, protein MEAKFSNGTFIWILQIAKFDISQDISFPAFLTGALIYLFSVLCNGIILTLIVTQRSLHKPMFYIMFSVPLADLLGITTILPRLLIDIVTQSNVVYYPTCVLQGFILHLYGGSVYFILAAMAFDRYIAICKPLRYHTIMTPFTVGGVIALAWGLDFALITVLFALQARLPKCKTFIVNVYCDNMSLLQLSCAGDITVNNIYGLVITGFMQVVGVGVQLYSYVQILKTCLTHSQSDAKIKALNTCSAQIITFLLFEIVSTTVILSYRFQNISPNTQKLCGIMAFTVPPVVNPIIYGMKTKDIRNAFTIVFKKIKGTLT, encoded by the coding sequence ATGGAGGCAAAATTTTCAAATGGCACCTTTATCTGGATCCTTCAGATTGCCAAATTTGACATCTCTCAAGACATTTCATTTCCTGCCTTCCTGACTGGAGCTTTGATCTACTTGTTTTCGGTGTTATGTAATGGAATAATTCTAACACTCATTGTGACACAACGGAGTCTTCATAAGCCAATGTTCTACATTATGTTCAGTGTCCCTCTGGCAGACTTATTAGGAATCACCACTATCCTTCCCAGACTGTTAATTGATATTGTAACTCAATCAAATGTTGTCTATTACCCAACATGTGTCTTACAGGGCTTTATTCTGCATTTGTATGGAGGCAGTGTATATTTTATACTGGCAGCAATGGCATTTGACCGCTACATAGCAATATGCAAGCCTCTCAGATATCACACTATTATGACACCCTTCACAGTTGGAGGTGTTATAGCTTTGGCTTGGGGCCTTGACTTTGCTTTAATAACTGTGTTGTTTGCCCTTCAGGCCAGACTACCAAAGTGCAAGACATTTATTGTTAATGTATACTGTGATAACATGTCCTTATTGCAACTTTCATGTGCAGGTGATATCACAGTGAACAATATATATGGGTTGGTTATAACTGGATTTATGCAggttgttggtgtgggtgtTCAGTTATACTCATACGTACAAATACTCAAAACCTGCCTTACCCACTCTCAATCTGATGCTAAAATAAAAGCTCTAAATACTTGTTCAGCACAGATTATTACATTTCTTCTGTTTGAAATAGTCAGTACAACTGTGATACTTTCATATCGTTTCCAAAATATCTCTCCCAATACACAAAAACTGTGTGGTATAATGGCTTTCACAGTCCCTCCAGTTGTAAATCCTattatatatggaatgaaaacaaaaGACATTAGAAATGCATTTACTATTGTCTTCAAAAAGATTAAAGGCACATTGACATAG
- the LOC143478359 gene encoding olfactory receptor 52B2-like, with amino-acid sequence MDTKFSNYTFSWILQISKFDVHPDVVYPVFLTGALIYLFSVLCNGIIVTLIVTQRSLHKPMFYIMFSLPLADILGITTILPRLLIDIVTQSNVVYYPTCVFQGFILQTYGTSVFFILAAMAFDRYIAICKPLRYHTIMTPFTVGGVIALAWGLDFALITVLFTLQARLPKCKTFIVNVFCSNLSLVQLSCAGDVTVNNIYGFFVTGFTQAVSVGIQLFSYVQILKTCLSHSQSDAKMKAVNTCSAQIIIFVLFEIVCITAILSYRFQNISPNAQKLCGIMTFTVPPVVNPIIYGMKSKDIRNSFNMVLKRIKGKFT; translated from the coding sequence ATGGATACCAAATTTTCAAATTACACCTTCAGCTGGATCCTTCAGATTTCAAAATTTGATGTCCATCCAGATGTTGTATATCCTGTCTTCCTGACTGGAGCTCTGATCTACTTGTTTTCAGTGTTATGTAATGGAATAATTGTAACACTCATTGTGACACAACGGAGTCTTCATAAGCCAATGTTCTACATTATGTTCAGCCTCCCTCTAGCAGACATATTAGGAATCACCACTATCCTTCCCAGACTGTTAATTGATATTGTAACTCAATCAAATGTTGTCTATTACCCAACATGTGTCTTTCAGGGTTTTATTCTGCAAACATATGGAACCAGTGTATTTTTTATCCTGGCAGCAATGGCATTTGACCGCTACATAGCAATATGCAAGCCACTCAGATATCACACTATAATGACACCCTTCACAGTTGGAGGTGTTATAGCTTTGGCTTGGGGTCTTGACTTTGCTTTAATAACCGTGTTGTTTACCCTTCAGGCCAGACTACCAAAGTGCAAGAcctttattgttaatgtgttttgTTCAAATTTGTCCTTAGTGCAACTGTCATGTGCAGGTGATGTCACAGTAAACAATATATATGGGTTCTTTGTAACAGGATTTACACAGGCTGTTAGTGTTGGAATTCAGTTATTCTCATATGTACAAATACTCAAAACCTGCCTTTCCCACTCTCAATCTGATGCTAAAATGAAGGCTGTAAATACTTGTTCTGCACAGATAATAATTTTTGTTCTGTTTGAAATAGTCTGTATCACTGCAATACTTTCATATCGTTTCCAAAATATATCTCCAAATGCTCAAAAACTGTGTGGTATAATGACTTTCACAGTCCCACCAGTTGTCAATCCAattatatatggaatgaaatcaAAAGACATTAGAAATTCATTTAATATGGTCTTAAAAAGAATTAAGGGCAAATTCACATAA